The following proteins come from a genomic window of Myroides odoratus DSM 2801:
- a CDS encoding helix-turn-helix domain-containing protein: protein MEVKQHTIDSIVQDRGLDLQQTIYISKHTKEIENYFAKHPHVINAFVIGLCIGGHAKIKVDLVEHTIQRGSLISLVPNAIVYPITVSEDIEIHSLMFSFDFITTSVSLFKTTLLETLRQQYVIDLDDTQLELLGDLYQATSKYHYSAYPIAEVQTHLFSALLLEIQGVYVHANKNTKAESRYEHLTKLFFALLYKHFKAERALQFYADQLCVTPQHLSTVIRTVTKHTLSYWISEMVILYSKSLLKTTSLTSKEIAAELNFAEPTLFSRFFKKNTGMTPNEYRKE from the coding sequence ATGGAAGTAAAACAGCATACGATTGATTCAATCGTTCAGGATAGGGGATTGGATTTACAGCAAACCATCTATATTTCTAAGCATACGAAAGAAATTGAGAATTACTTCGCGAAGCATCCTCATGTGATCAATGCTTTCGTGATTGGGCTTTGTATTGGTGGTCATGCTAAGATAAAAGTGGATTTGGTAGAGCACACGATTCAAAGAGGTAGCTTGATAAGTTTGGTACCTAATGCGATTGTTTATCCTATAACAGTTTCGGAGGATATTGAAATCCATTCTTTAATGTTTTCTTTTGATTTTATCACGACATCTGTTTCTCTTTTTAAGACAACGTTATTAGAAACACTAAGGCAACAATATGTTATTGATTTGGATGACACACAACTGGAATTGTTAGGTGACCTTTATCAAGCGACAAGTAAGTATCATTATTCAGCGTATCCAATTGCTGAGGTACAGACGCATTTATTTAGTGCCTTGCTTTTGGAAATCCAAGGTGTTTATGTACATGCGAATAAGAATACCAAGGCTGAGTCGCGTTATGAGCACCTAACCAAGCTTTTCTTTGCCTTGTTGTACAAGCATTTTAAAGCAGAGCGCGCGCTTCAATTCTATGCAGATCAATTATGTGTAACTCCTCAGCATCTATCTACGGTGATTAGGACGGTAACGAAGCACACCCTCTCTTATTGGATAAGCGAGATGGTCATCTTGTATAGTAAATCGCTGTTAAAAACGACAAGCTTAACAAGTAAAGAAATTGCGGCTGAATTAAACTTTGCAGAACCTACTTTATTTAGTCGTTTTTTTAAGAAGAATACAGGAATGACACCTAATGAGTATCGAAAGGAGTAG
- a CDS encoding MBL fold metallo-hydrolase, translating to MNKQRIITSNRLKVIEIDHNIFAAISPYRGISWANAAFINRGKGLVYDTFFDLFHAQELKDIYTQVSNQELPQYVVNSHYNSDHTWGNKVFKDSCIIMHKNAAQERLTENIQWFDTIIKRGKDSLASSIGERFFAKEFEGFDLTGVEWITPDIEITSNTTLHLDTTEVQLIDVAPSHSNSDVLLWLEKERILFAGDVVFNGCTAYSEQGIHNWVKVLDYIIQDLKPKIVVPGHGSLCGVDFVEEQKQYLTFVLEQVDKQYTKGITAEEITKKIDISKYLHWIQPERIYMSILAVVKSKEEGQFIPPWNDIPASLTEVRAFYDQKYNHTIPTWDPYSSWNESLQFLNL from the coding sequence ATGAACAAGCAAAGAATAATCACTTCCAATCGTTTAAAAGTAATAGAGATTGATCATAATATATTTGCTGCTATTTCTCCATATAGAGGAATTAGCTGGGCTAATGCAGCATTTATTAATCGAGGAAAAGGATTAGTATATGATACTTTTTTTGATCTATTTCACGCGCAAGAACTCAAAGATATTTATACCCAGGTAAGCAATCAGGAACTCCCTCAATATGTGGTAAATTCACACTACAACAGTGATCATACATGGGGAAATAAGGTATTTAAGGATTCATGTATTATCATGCACAAGAATGCAGCTCAAGAACGCCTTACTGAAAATATACAATGGTTTGACACCATCATTAAAAGAGGAAAAGACTCCTTAGCATCATCAATAGGAGAACGCTTCTTTGCAAAAGAGTTTGAAGGTTTTGATTTAACAGGCGTTGAGTGGATTACCCCTGATATAGAAATAACGAGCAACACAACTCTACACTTGGATACTACCGAAGTACAGCTGATAGATGTAGCTCCCTCCCACTCGAATAGTGATGTATTGCTGTGGTTGGAGAAAGAAAGAATCTTATTTGCAGGAGATGTTGTATTCAATGGCTGCACGGCTTATAGTGAACAAGGTATCCATAATTGGGTAAAAGTATTGGACTACATTATACAGGATCTAAAACCTAAAATTGTTGTTCCGGGTCATGGTAGTCTTTGCGGTGTTGACTTTGTGGAGGAGCAAAAACAATATTTAACTTTCGTATTAGAGCAAGTAGACAAACAGTATACAAAAGGAATTACAGCAGAGGAAATCACAAAGAAAATAGACATTTCGAAATACTTACATTGGATCCAACCCGAGCGCATTTACATGAGCATCTTAGCCGTTGTAAAAAGCAAAGAAGAAGGTCAGTTTATTCCACCATGGAATGACATACCTGCTTCATTAACTGAAGTTAGAGCTTTTTACGACCAAAAATACAATCATACGATTCCAACCTGGGATCCTTATAGTTCTTGGAATGAATCGCTACAATTTTTAAACCTGTAA
- a CDS encoding DoxX family membrane protein, whose translation MVYRKLRESKIAEAIIIGIRFLVGFAFIPSGLTKLLNRRFTAISTDDPVGFFFEGLYQATLYWNFLGFCQVFTAFLLFTQRFATLSAVLFFGIICNIFIITLSMNFKFTWVVTMLMLCAGILLLIWDWHKIKVLIGLYPSEYEIENYKSPSLLWQVIGLVLFVIFTILMRSFTA comes from the coding sequence ATGGTATACAGGAAATTAAGGGAGAGTAAGATTGCAGAAGCAATTATTATTGGGATTCGTTTTTTAGTTGGATTTGCTTTTATTCCTTCGGGATTAACCAAGTTACTGAATCGTCGTTTTACTGCTATAAGTACGGATGATCCAGTAGGATTTTTTTTTGAAGGATTATATCAAGCAACGTTATATTGGAATTTTCTTGGATTTTGCCAAGTCTTTACTGCTTTTTTACTGTTTACTCAACGATTTGCTACTTTAAGTGCTGTGCTTTTTTTTGGAATTATTTGTAATATTTTCATTATCACATTAAGTATGAATTTTAAGTTTACATGGGTTGTCACTATGCTTATGTTGTGTGCTGGGATTCTATTATTAATTTGGGATTGGCATAAAATTAAAGTACTTATTGGCCTTTATCCTAGCGAGTATGAAATAGAAAATTATAAATCTCCTTCTTTACTTTGGCAGGTAATCGGTTTGGTATTATTTGTAATTTTCACAATTCTTATGCGCTCATTTACAGCATAG
- a CDS encoding arginase family protein: MKKIILLECPTNLGLIKSPTIDEPGVKRLPDWMRFHHFHTLLAPKETHRLEAFPFAMHLDPITQVRNAEHIIQYAEQQSNSMVQHLHKDSFVLVLGGDCSVLIGSALALKKKGTFGLFFLDGHTDYTIPELSQTHGAAGMDLAIACGYGHEKLTNIQQLSPYLKEEHVYCVGNREYDDDYEKPILESNVHYYPLYKLRKETVPTVVHHFLSIVDQEELDGFFIHLDVDVLHDTIMPAVDCRQEDGLTYDELHEIVTTLVQHKRCFGLEITILDPDLDPDGVYTKAFINNIMSCLQYINESEKSSY, translated from the coding sequence ATGAAAAAGATTATTTTATTAGAATGCCCTACGAATTTAGGACTTATAAAATCCCCTACTATTGATGAACCCGGAGTAAAAAGACTACCGGATTGGATGCGTTTTCATCACTTTCATACCCTTTTAGCTCCTAAAGAAACGCATCGATTAGAAGCTTTTCCGTTTGCTATGCATTTGGATCCAATTACACAAGTGCGCAATGCTGAACACATCATACAATATGCAGAACAACAATCCAATAGTATGGTACAACACTTACATAAAGACTCCTTTGTACTTGTACTGGGTGGTGATTGTAGTGTTTTAATAGGAAGTGCTCTAGCGTTGAAGAAAAAAGGGACTTTTGGACTTTTTTTCCTAGATGGGCATACAGATTATACCATTCCTGAATTGTCACAAACACATGGTGCTGCTGGCATGGATTTAGCTATTGCCTGTGGTTATGGCCATGAAAAACTTACAAATATTCAACAATTAAGCCCTTATTTAAAAGAAGAACATGTCTATTGCGTCGGAAATAGAGAATACGATGATGATTATGAAAAACCGATTCTAGAATCAAATGTTCATTATTATCCATTGTATAAACTTCGCAAGGAAACAGTTCCAACTGTAGTACATCATTTTTTATCTATAGTTGATCAAGAAGAATTAGATGGTTTCTTTATTCATTTGGATGTAGATGTTTTACATGATACAATCATGCCTGCTGTTGATTGTAGACAAGAAGATGGCTTAACCTACGATGAATTACACGAAATCGTAACAACGTTAGTACAACATAAGAGATGTTTTGGTCTAGAAATCACTATTCTTGACCCTGATCTTGATCCTGATGGAGTATATACCAAAGCTTTTATAAACAATATAATGAGTTGTCTTCAATACATAAACGAATCAGAAAAATCAAGTTACTAA
- a CDS encoding TonB-dependent receptor — protein MLLSLKNAKLSILFFGLILYFFPTTLVAQEVTVKVTNAELKAVNQAIISINGENKGVTNTSGELVLDWTPYQDATLLITANGYQEQILTVLKSELKAILPIQLQAAEQALNEIIITAGRRAENIATIPSSVTIINQKEMEKQMSVTTDIAMILSNLVPGLGSATNKGTSSGQTLRGRPLLVLIDGIPQSTPLMNGARDIRSIAPFAIERVEVIKGATAIYGNGSTGGIINYITKKKQGDRSFGGTTVLGTSFNPANSSGTLGYKVSQSFGGKYQKWNYIAGASLDYTGVQRDGEGLIVGQTDGLSNTYQKNLFAQITYEINENSAIRAFYNGYSSTQHARYISKTGKYGSEPTIGIAGTDPGEHAGTPYNHNIMLGYTHSNLFLDTQVDLSFYLNAFRSMNRYVEQGTAWYGPGQTRINSNKKGIRLNFNTPFILFDRPSEITYGIDLLNDKTDQDLTDGRVYIPTMNMVNIAPYAQLKIDVLDHLIFKGGIRYENANVEVKDFNTIASGPDNEGSIFVQGGKIPYKTTLFNVGLRYNKYEAFNPFVSFSQGFAINELGRILRRATESTLGQLETEPIITNNYEIGFSSRFSIFNFTGAYYLSTSKLGANLVDVNGYLVAQREPERVHGFEVTGEATLSPQWTVGGSYAYVEGKAKFDDGSKVYLNGGRISPPKATGFVYYTPTDKWSIQLYWLFSGSRNRFDVNEKGKYKNSEGAVKDISLFNLATTYTLNKAWKASMGVENIFNKTYYPVVSQYRALDADYIRGNGMQATISLQYNF, from the coding sequence ATGCTACTATCCCTAAAGAATGCCAAATTAAGTATTTTATTTTTTGGGCTTATTCTGTATTTTTTCCCAACTACCCTAGTTGCACAAGAGGTGACTGTTAAAGTTACCAATGCAGAATTAAAAGCAGTGAATCAAGCCATCATTTCAATTAATGGAGAAAATAAAGGCGTAACAAATACAAGTGGAGAGTTAGTTTTAGATTGGACTCCCTATCAGGATGCTACTCTATTAATTACAGCAAATGGTTATCAGGAACAAATTCTAACGGTTTTAAAATCAGAATTAAAAGCCATTTTACCCATACAATTACAAGCTGCTGAACAGGCTTTAAATGAAATTATCATCACTGCAGGTCGACGTGCAGAAAATATAGCCACCATCCCTTCTTCTGTTACGATCATCAACCAAAAAGAAATGGAAAAACAGATGAGCGTAACGACTGATATCGCTATGATTTTAAGTAATCTAGTTCCAGGATTAGGAAGTGCTACGAATAAGGGGACTTCTTCTGGACAAACATTAAGAGGGAGACCACTACTTGTTTTAATAGATGGTATTCCACAATCAACCCCATTAATGAATGGTGCCAGAGATATTCGTTCAATTGCTCCCTTTGCGATTGAAAGAGTGGAAGTCATCAAAGGAGCTACAGCTATTTACGGTAATGGCTCTACAGGTGGAATCATCAACTACATCACCAAGAAAAAGCAAGGTGATCGCTCATTTGGAGGAACAACTGTTTTGGGAACTTCATTTAATCCAGCCAATAGCAGCGGTACTTTAGGGTACAAAGTATCCCAATCTTTTGGAGGGAAGTATCAAAAATGGAATTATATCGCTGGGGCATCTTTAGATTATACAGGTGTTCAGCGTGATGGTGAAGGATTAATTGTTGGGCAAACAGATGGATTATCCAATACTTATCAAAAGAATTTATTTGCACAGATTACCTATGAAATCAATGAAAATTCTGCTATTCGCGCTTTTTACAATGGATATTCTAGTACGCAACATGCAAGATACATCAGTAAAACCGGAAAATATGGAAGCGAACCTACAATAGGTATTGCAGGAACTGATCCAGGAGAACATGCGGGAACACCCTATAATCACAATATTATGTTGGGTTATACCCATAGTAATTTGTTTCTTGATACTCAAGTTGATTTGTCTTTCTACCTGAATGCTTTCCGATCGATGAATCGCTATGTTGAACAAGGTACTGCTTGGTATGGTCCTGGACAAACGAGAATTAACTCCAATAAAAAGGGGATTCGCCTGAATTTTAATACTCCTTTTATTCTATTTGATAGACCTAGTGAAATAACCTATGGTATTGATTTACTAAACGATAAAACAGATCAAGACTTAACGGATGGAAGGGTTTATATTCCTACGATGAATATGGTGAATATAGCACCTTATGCCCAGTTAAAAATAGATGTATTGGATCATCTTATTTTTAAAGGCGGAATTCGATATGAAAATGCAAATGTAGAAGTGAAAGATTTTAATACCATCGCTTCTGGACCTGATAATGAAGGTAGTATTTTTGTCCAAGGAGGTAAAATTCCTTATAAAACAACGCTATTTAACGTTGGATTGCGCTATAATAAATACGAAGCGTTCAATCCTTTTGTCAGTTTTTCACAAGGGTTTGCAATTAATGAATTGGGGCGTATTTTAAGAAGAGCGACCGAAAGTACCTTAGGTCAATTAGAAACCGAACCTATTATTACCAATAATTACGAAATAGGGTTTTCAAGTAGATTTTCCATTTTCAATTTTACAGGTGCTTATTACCTCAGTACCTCTAAATTAGGAGCCAATTTGGTGGATGTTAATGGATACTTAGTTGCTCAAAGAGAACCTGAACGTGTACACGGTTTTGAAGTTACTGGAGAAGCTACCTTATCTCCACAATGGACCGTTGGTGGTTCTTATGCCTATGTAGAAGGAAAAGCTAAATTTGATGACGGAAGTAAAGTTTATCTAAACGGTGGGCGTATTTCTCCGCCAAAAGCAACGGGGTTTGTCTACTATACGCCAACGGATAAATGGAGTATTCAACTTTATTGGTTGTTTTCAGGAAGCAGAAATCGCTTTGATGTCAATGAAAAAGGAAAATACAAAAACAGCGAAGGGGCAGTCAAAGATATCAGTTTATTTAACTTAGCAACAACCTATACCCTCAACAAAGCTTGGAAAGCGAGTATGGGTGTAGAAAACATATTCAATAAAACCTACTATCCTGTTGTAAGTCAATATCGCGCTTTAGATGCAGATTACATTCGTGGTAATGGAATGCAAGCTACTATAAGTTTACAATATAATTTTTAA
- a CDS encoding PepSY-associated TM helix domain-containing protein — translation MKKFLLWLHKWLGLFTGIIVVLVSLTGCIYVFHDDLKKVVYPDHFYLVNDKKETNTATLPYSAIEHLAQEAVGKDYPINRVDIYPAKNRTWVFRALKTDKEAFGIGNEIVYYKRVFINPYTGQVQQVEDSKREFFYQVLQLHRNLWLGSKYGGWVVGGSTILFLVISVTGIILWWPKKWKGKTLKRSFAFDFSVNWKRLNYDFHNLLGMYSFLLAILIGFTGILFAFPTFSKSVETTLNKVDEAKFQVMEPTAFDFVDQVYANTLDNAVQYVLQTFPTADMVSLRLGDKTSTEHNLQVRLEQDKTSKFEWIYFDKSTGQITSLQDHTYQSIALGSKVNSLKYDLHVGTIWGYPTKIMAFIGSLICASLPITGFVIWYNKSKKKKKKK, via the coding sequence ATGAAGAAATTTCTTTTATGGTTACATAAATGGTTGGGATTATTTACAGGTATTATCGTGGTCCTAGTCAGCCTTACGGGTTGTATCTATGTTTTTCATGATGATTTAAAAAAAGTAGTTTATCCCGATCATTTTTATCTTGTAAATGACAAAAAGGAAACGAATACAGCAACGTTACCTTATTCAGCAATTGAACATTTGGCTCAAGAAGCTGTGGGAAAAGACTACCCCATCAATCGAGTAGATATCTATCCCGCTAAAAACAGAACTTGGGTATTTCGAGCCTTAAAAACAGATAAAGAAGCTTTCGGTATCGGCAATGAAATAGTGTATTACAAGCGCGTGTTTATCAATCCCTATACGGGGCAAGTACAACAAGTAGAAGATAGCAAACGCGAATTTTTTTACCAGGTTTTACAACTGCATCGCAACCTTTGGCTAGGCAGTAAATATGGTGGATGGGTTGTTGGAGGTAGCACCATTTTATTTCTTGTTATCAGCGTTACAGGAATCATATTGTGGTGGCCCAAAAAATGGAAAGGAAAAACATTGAAAAGAAGTTTTGCCTTTGACTTTTCGGTCAATTGGAAACGACTAAATTATGATTTTCACAACCTACTGGGCATGTATAGTTTTCTGCTCGCTATTCTTATTGGTTTTACAGGAATTCTATTTGCCTTTCCTACATTCAGTAAGTCCGTTGAAACTACGCTAAATAAAGTAGACGAGGCTAAGTTTCAGGTTATGGAGCCTACTGCATTTGATTTTGTGGATCAAGTATATGCCAATACGCTCGATAATGCCGTACAATATGTTCTACAAACGTTTCCAACCGCTGATATGGTGTCACTCCGATTGGGAGATAAAACCAGTACAGAACACAATTTACAGGTGCGACTAGAACAAGATAAAACAAGTAAATTCGAATGGATTTATTTTGATAAAAGTACAGGACAAATCACTTCCTTACAAGATCATACCTATCAAAGCATTGCTTTAGGAAGTAAGGTTAACTCGCTAAAATATGATTTACATGTCGGAACCATCTGGGGTTACCCTACTAAAATTATGGCTTTTATAGGATCCTTAATTTGTGCTTCTTTACCTATTACTGGATTTGTTATTTGGTATAATAAATCAAAGAAGAAAAAGAAGAAAAAATAA
- the cas2 gene encoding CRISPR-associated endonuclease Cas2: MSFSRYNAYRIMWVLVFFDLPTETKKQRSVATRFRKQLIDDGFNMFQFSIYLRHCPSKENAEVHIKRTKKNLPPEGKVGILCITDKQFGQMELFFAKKETQLPNMSQQLELF, from the coding sequence ATGAGTTTTAGTAGATATAATGCCTATCGAATTATGTGGGTATTAGTTTTCTTTGATTTACCTACTGAAACTAAAAAGCAGCGAAGTGTTGCTACTCGGTTTCGCAAACAATTAATAGACGATGGGTTTAATATGTTTCAGTTTTCTATTTATTTGCGTCATTGCCCAAGTAAAGAAAATGCTGAAGTACATATTAAGCGTACAAAAAAGAATTTACCTCCTGAAGGTAAAGTAGGAATTTTATGCATAACTGACAAACAATTTGGACAAATGGAATTATTCTTTGCTAAAAAAGAAACACAATTACCGAATATGTCACAACAGCTAGAATTATTTTAA
- a CDS encoding lipocalin family protein — MKYFNLLTVSVSLLFLTSCGSHLVSVNNDKKIDKRLVGTWVGSEKEEQLEGLEKNWEMQRNEDGTFVLDFRFKRDGEIQNSIEHGNWWVENGKFYEFHEYSGKTDSYRYKVLDKDQIKFSAENIDVAMENENYTFIDTRKDAKLRDGLSFDTALKVNSVKEEYEYIESNCSGCQFRDQSLSQYKGNMYDVIKVEKSDGSISTYYFDIKFFYGKL, encoded by the coding sequence ATGAAATATTTTAATTTATTGACGGTATCTGTTAGCTTACTTTTTTTAACCTCTTGTGGATCGCATTTAGTAAGTGTAAATAATGACAAAAAAATTGACAAAAGGTTAGTGGGCACATGGGTTGGATCTGAAAAAGAGGAACAATTGGAGGGGTTAGAAAAAAATTGGGAGATGCAAAGAAATGAGGATGGTACCTTTGTGTTAGATTTTAGATTCAAACGAGATGGGGAAATTCAAAATTCAATTGAACATGGTAATTGGTGGGTTGAAAATGGTAAATTTTATGAGTTTCATGAGTATTCCGGAAAAACTGATTCATATCGATATAAGGTTCTTGACAAAGATCAAATAAAGTTTTCTGCTGAAAATATAGATGTAGCGATGGAAAATGAGAATTATACCTTTATAGATACTAGAAAAGATGCCAAATTAAGAGACGGTTTATCTTTTGATACTGCCTTGAAAGTGAATAGTGTAAAGGAAGAATACGAATATATAGAATCAAACTGCAGTGGTTGTCAATTTAGAGATCAATCTTTATCTCAATACAAAGGCAATATGTATGATGTAATAAAAGTGGAGAAGTCAGATGGTTCCATTAGCACGTATTACTTTGATATAAAATTTTTTTATGGGAAGCTTTAA
- a CDS encoding fumarylacetoacetate hydrolase family protein, with protein sequence MKFVTYQLNKEVRLGVITSSNDAILDLRSIAPQEVIFSSMQSLIESGQDGLEKAKAILSNEDAYQSIPISSIQLLAPIQPKRILGTMFMNPDNHLTTASENIIALIGQQTTQDVSILSEQLHKMIDRIKNSKEALYELRDHTYISHTGETIHAPQGTKGLDYELELGCVIGKTGKDIAIADAADYIFGYTIFNDWTLRDLQIKNVLSGKGWADNAKDFDQSVTLGPCIVTKDEIDINACAMKAYVNKQLWSEGNTNEHVQSFEEILVSISKGRTIHAGEVWSSGTVGTGCGIELGKQLQHGDLVELEIQGIGTIANTVHISE encoded by the coding sequence ATGAAATTTGTAACCTATCAACTGAATAAAGAAGTTCGTTTGGGCGTAATCACTTCTTCCAATGACGCTATTTTAGACTTAAGATCTATCGCTCCACAAGAAGTGATATTTAGCTCTATGCAGTCTTTAATAGAATCTGGTCAGGATGGATTAGAGAAAGCAAAAGCGATACTGTCTAATGAAGATGCTTATCAAAGTATTCCGATATCGTCTATTCAATTATTGGCGCCTATACAGCCCAAAAGAATATTGGGTACTATGTTTATGAATCCTGATAATCATCTTACTACTGCTTCAGAAAATATTATAGCGTTAATCGGTCAGCAAACCACTCAAGATGTCAGCATCTTAAGTGAGCAGTTACACAAGATGATTGACCGAATCAAGAACAGCAAAGAAGCATTATATGAACTAAGAGATCACACGTATATTTCACATACAGGTGAAACGATTCATGCTCCTCAAGGCACTAAAGGCTTAGATTATGAGTTAGAACTGGGATGTGTCATCGGCAAAACTGGAAAAGACATTGCTATAGCAGATGCTGCTGATTACATTTTCGGATATACCATCTTTAACGATTGGACCCTACGCGATCTTCAAATCAAGAATGTGCTAAGTGGAAAAGGTTGGGCTGACAACGCTAAAGACTTTGACCAGTCCGTTACCTTAGGACCATGCATCGTAACAAAAGATGAAATCGACATCAATGCTTGTGCAATGAAGGCGTATGTCAATAAACAACTGTGGTCTGAAGGAAATACCAATGAGCATGTTCAATCCTTTGAAGAGATTCTCGTTAGTATCAGTAAAGGTAGAACCATTCACGCGGGCGAAGTATGGAGCTCCGGCACAGTAGGCACTGGATGTGGTATCGAATTAGGTAAACAATTACAGCACGGTGATCTAGTAGAATTGGAAATACAAGGCATTGGTACGATTGCCAATACAGTTCATATAAGCGAGTAA
- the cas1 gene encoding type II CRISPR-associated endonuclease Cas1, with the protein MLKRTIYIGNSTYLKLKDNQLKIEDPLTKEVKGSVPIEDLGFLVLDHYQITLSHQLIIALQQNNVAIISCDESHLPLGLMLPMNGHVEYSERLRNQINCSEPLRKQLWKQTVEAKIYQQKEVLRKSKLPFEPMITYMNDIKSGDSTNMEGIAAQHYWKYLFDDFTRERKGDAPNNFLNFGYAILRSMVARALVSSGLNPTIGIFHKNKYNAYCLADDIMEPYRPYVDLLVVDWLEQTDSYVLDKSAKAHLLQLATYDVYINGLQRPLITALSITTSSLCKCFMGESRVIHYPMIK; encoded by the coding sequence CTCAAACGTACCATTTACATAGGTAATTCAACCTATTTAAAGCTAAAAGATAATCAGTTAAAAATTGAAGATCCTTTAACTAAAGAAGTTAAAGGATCGGTTCCGATTGAAGATTTAGGTTTTTTGGTTTTAGATCATTACCAAATTACGCTCAGTCATCAACTCATTATAGCTTTACAACAAAACAATGTGGCTATTATCAGTTGTGATGAAAGTCATTTGCCACTAGGATTGATGTTACCAATGAATGGACACGTAGAGTATAGCGAACGTTTGCGTAATCAAATAAATTGTTCTGAACCTTTACGAAAGCAATTGTGGAAACAAACCGTAGAAGCTAAAATTTATCAACAAAAGGAAGTTCTAAGAAAAAGTAAATTACCTTTTGAACCCATGATAACATACATGAATGATATAAAATCGGGTGACAGTACAAATATGGAAGGAATTGCCGCACAACATTATTGGAAATATTTATTCGACGATTTTACACGTGAACGTAAAGGTGATGCTCCAAATAATTTTCTAAATTTTGGATATGCTATTTTAAGAAGCATGGTGGCACGTGCTTTAGTTAGTTCTGGTTTGAATCCGACCATTGGAATTTTTCATAAAAATAAATACAATGCGTATTGTTTAGCGGATGATATTATGGAACCTTACAGACCTTATGTAGACTTATTGGTAGTCGATTGGTTAGAACAAACTGATAGTTATGTTTTAGATAAAAGTGCTAAAGCGCATTTACTGCAATTAGCTACTTATGATGTGTATATTAACGGACTTCAAAGACCGTTGATAACTGCTTTAAGCATTACAACAAGTTCGTTGTGTAAATGTTTTATGGGAGAAAGTAGGGTAATTCATTATCCTATGATCAAATGA